One segment of Cutaneotrichosporon cavernicola HIS019 DNA, chromosome: 4 DNA contains the following:
- a CDS encoding uncharacterized protein (His Kinase A (phosphoacceptor) domain), whose protein sequence is MPSYDLSGAGAAGMPGGVAAGIGAPVTARKRARIKKPRRLGVRSALSTFASHLAPPAHPDRWMAEKSSAMLAACFLLIQYALFAVLQNKDEDYHYYAYIGIVGIFTVPLPFMVGFNGPRRFQWLYQPFVLLATWSTGYMQTIEMYRCGYQHGDGSPENKCGNRMFLYMFGLLFGLPTIAVIGLWGQRVLCVMMAAVYMIMTNIMFLPGWRRQQPWVRQPVCLLLYHIYISLWAYWRERADRQIFLLRQQLRTQYTELQTAQTMERRAEHSKKQFVSYIFHEVRVPLNTAMLAVQNLEGEGVFKHLEEDHEIMVHGLSSSLGMMEKVLNDVLSFNRMESGKLTQARKPFDFHKSVQVVALSHRGQADATHVEFSMVLDPRIDSLGLLVGDEMRLRQMLSNLVSNALKFTCAGSVTVMTCLLAPDGVNVGVGVADHAHVRARSDGGPPSDGTLGTSTAAIEHDVELGLSEKRLSIPPSSGSRHSREKRFAIVRVEVRDSGPGLRPSDLVDNRLFSPYVQTEIGRRQGGKGSGLGLALVMQLVKISGGRLGVDSKFGEGSTFWFELQYPLFDAPAHAAPDSPSLVSGLERPSSAPMRWSPAGPDLLNERRTSAPEPRARRSHLSSLPERVSASATSESEPEPDPSASGAGAHTHSRANSNASVSSCNSVHWDQRWGLEVSCPPPPAPSGRTSPEYPPILTVIEPASTAPSTSQLGPPPPPTCGPPHPATRVRPARTPRRKLGDGLRALVVDDDTLTRRLMTRMLQRLGADVRNADNGQGALDAIADYEFDVVFLDNQMPQMSGVEAVRVLRASGSRLFVVGCTGNALEEDQHEYREAGADAILPKPVHQTDMEAKLVEARARKEAGGTREASTGGQESAAAGDGDVDNSPPDHTQGADEGG, encoded by the exons ATGCCGTCGTACGACCTAagcggcgccggcgccgccgGCATGCCCGGTGGCGTGGCAGCGGGAATAGGTGCACCTGTAACCGCGCGCAAACGCGCTCGAATCAAGAAACCGCGTCGACTCGGTGTCCGCTCGGCGCTGAGCACCTTCGCCAGCCACCTCGCCCCGCCAGCCCACCCCGAC CGATGGATGGCGGAGAAGAGTAGCGCCATGCTCGCGGCGTGtttcctcctcatccagTATGCCCTGTTTGCGGTCCTGCAGAACAAAGATGAGGATTACCATTACTACGCGTACATTGGTATCGTGGGCATCTTCACCGTCCCCCTTCCGTTCATGGTTGGCTTCAATGGCCCGCGACGCTTCCAATGGCTGTACCAGCCATTTGTGCTGCTGGCGACGTGGTCGACGGGATACATGCAGACCATTGAAATG TACCGCTGCGGATACCAGCATGGTGATGGGTCGCCGGAGAACAAGTGCGGCAACCGCATGTTCCTGTACATGTTCGGGCTGCTATTTGGGCTCCCGACAATCGCAGTCATCGGACTGTGGGGCCAGCGCGTGCTCTGCGTCATGATGGCGGCCGTGTACATGATCATGACGAATATCATGTTCCTCCCTGGCTGGCGTAGACAGCAGCCGTGGGTTCGTCAGCCTGTGTGTCTGCTGCTGTATCACATCTACATCAGCCTGTGGGCGTACTGGCGCGAACGGGCCGACCGGCAGatcttcctcctccgccaacAACTGCGCACCCAATATACCGAACTGCAGACCGCGCAGACTATGGAACGCCGCGCTGAACACAGCAAGAAACAGTTCGTCTCGTATATCTTTCACGAGGTGCGCGTGCCCCTCAACACGGCCATGTTGGCAGTTCAAAACCtcgagggagagggcgtGTTCAAGCacctggaggaggaccacGAGATCATGGTGCACGGCCTTAGCTCGAGTCTGGGCATGATGGAGAAG GTGTTGAACGACGTGCTGTCGTTCAACCGCATGGAGTCGGGAAAACTTACGCAGGCGCGCAAGCCCTTCGACTTCCACAAGTCGGTgcaggtcgtcgccctctCGCACAGGGGTCAAGCGGACGCAACCCACGTCGAGTTCAGTATGGTCCTCGACCCTAGGATTGACAGTCTTGGCCTGCTAGTAGGGGACGAGATGCGCCTCAGGCAAATGCTGAGCAACCTCGTATCGAACGCACTCAAATTCACCTGCGCAGGTTCCGTGACAGTCATGACGTgcctcctcgcgcccgACGGCGTGAACGTGGGTGTAGGCGTGGCAGACCACGCCCACGTGCGTGCACgcagcgacggcgggcCACCAAGCGACGGTACGCTGGGAACAAGCACGGCGGCGATTGAGcatgacgtcgagctcggactAAGCGAGAAACGCCTCTCCATACCCCCTTCAAGTGGGTCGCGGCACTCGCGCGAGAAACGTTTCGCCATCGTCCGTGTGGAAGTACGCGACTCTGGGCCCGGTCTCCGCCCCTCCGACTTGGTGGACAATCGCCTTTTCTCCCCCTACGTGCAGACGGAAATAGGCCGGCGACAGGGAGGTAAAGGTTCGGGACTGGGTCTCGCACTGGTCAtgcagctcgtcaagaTCAGCGGTGGCCGACTTGGTGTCGACTCGAAATTTGGAGAGGGCAGTACATTCTGGTTTGAATTACAATACCCCCTCTTTGACGCGCCGGCACATGCCGCGCCCGACTCGCCGAGCCTCGTCAGCGGACTGGAACGGCCCTCCTCTGCCCCAATGAGGTGGAGTCCAGCTGGCCCAGATCTCTTGAACGAGCGCAGAACGAGCGCCCCTGAACCTAGAGCCCGGCGAAGccacctctcctccctccccgagagagtgagtgcgagcgcgacctcggaGAGCGAACCCGAGCCCGATCCCTCTGCCTctggcgcgggcgcgcaCACACACTCGCGCGCGAACTCAAACGCGAGCGTAAGCTCCTGCAACTCGGTACACTGGGACCAGCGATGGGGACTGGAAGTGTCCTGCCCTCCACCCCCAGCGCCCAGCGGCCGAACTTCGCCAGAATACCCCCCGATCTTGACCGTGATCGAGCCGGCGTCGACAGCGCCAAGCACGTCCCAGCTAGgcccgccaccgccacccactTGCggcccaccccaccccgccaCCCGTGTTCGTCCGGCCCGCACGCCCCGCCGCAAACTCGGAGACGGGCTGCgtgccctcgtcgtcgacgacgataCGCTCACCCGCCGCCTCATGACTCGCATGCTACAgcgtctcggcgcggaCGTGCGTAATGCCGATAACGGGCagggcgcgctcgacgccatTGCGGATTACGAGTtcgacgtcgtcttccTGGATAACCAGATGCCTCAGATGTCGGGCGTCGAGGCTGTGCGTGTACTTCGCGCGAGCGGGAGTCGACTGTTCGTCGTCGGGTGTACGGGTaacgcgctcgaggaggaccagCACGAGTATCGCGAGGCTGGGGCCGACGCTATCCTGCCCAAGCCAGTGCACCAGACCGACATGGAGGCTAAGCTGGTCGAAGCGCGGGCAAGGAAGGAGGCTGGGGGGACTAGAGAGGCGAGCACGGGAGGTCAGGAgagtgcggcggcgggagaTGGGGACGTGGACAATAGTCCACCGGATCACACACAGGGTGCGGATGAGGGGGGGTAG
- a CDS encoding uncharacterized protein (Lactonase, 7-bladed beta-propeller) — protein sequence MSYTLIAGGYRSAIARLSFDGDRLTLVSDSKTPQDPSWVEGFSPISAFATSEAEGLVMSLDVGDGVTVTSQVETHGNPAQVIVLADKSAVAVANYVGGSITLHPINVDGTLGPSKATPLPFPYAEKAPNPDRQDASHGHGIVEVAGVLRDESVMYVLGEMGHSVAAFNIPKEGTNENTPIWDSGYLPPSVPKEYTTFMDGAEIQLHPQHDVLYVSNRLELHAAEKNNLPPRAAESGDAVAIMRLSEDGRSVLGTEWVQTGCCCVRGMQVSRDGKYVAVAGQCNSTVEMYALSDDGIKWTKVASLQLDAITDFVWM from the exons ATGTCCTACACCCTAATCGCTGGCGGATACCGCAGCGCGATCGCGCGCCTCTCGTTCGACGGGGACCGGCTCACCCTCGTCTCGGACAGCAAGACGCCCCAGGACCCGAGCTGGGTCGAGGGGTTCTCACCCATCTCCGCGTTCGCGACGTCCGAGGCAGAGGGATTGGTTATGAGCCTCGATGTTGGGGATGGGGTTACGGTTACGTCTCAGGTCGAGACACATGGGAATCCTGCGCAGG TCATAGTCCTAGCAGACAAGTCTGCCGTCGCAGTAGCAAACTACGTCGGTGGCAGCATAACCCTGCACCCCATAAACGTCGACGGCACACTTGGCCCCTCCAAAGCCaccccccttcccttcccaTACGCTGAAAAGGCCCCCAATCCAGACCGCCAAGATGCGAGCCATGGACACGGGATCGTCGAAGTCGCGGGGGTGCT CCGGGATG AATCCGTCATGTACGTCCTTGGCGAGATGGGACATTCTGTCGCGGCATTCAATATCCCCAAGGAAGGAACAAACGAGAATACCCCGATCTGGGACAGTGGATACCTGCCCCCTTCCGTTCCAAAGGAGTATACCACATTCATGGACGGCGCCGAGATCCAGCTCCATCCCCAGCACGACGTACTCTACGTCTCGAACCGCCTCGAGTTGCATGCCGCGGAGAAGAAtaaccttcctcctcgtgcTGCTGAGAGTGGTGACGCCGTGGCTATTATGCGCTTAAGCGAGGACGGGCGTAGCGTTCTTGGTACCGAGTGGGTGCAGACTGGTTGCTGCTGCGTCCGCGGGATGCAGGTCAGCCGGGATGGCAAGTACGTCGCTGTTGCGGGGCAGTGCAATTCCACCGTCGAGATGTACGCTCTCTCGGACGACGGCATCAAGTGGACCAAGGTCGCTAgcctccagctcgacgccatcaCCGACTTTGTGTGGATGTAA
- a CDS encoding uncharacterized protein (Dual specificity phosphatase, catalytic domain) has protein sequence MTHCFVDSPTEFPTPFASFHSFVAQPSSLSSMAVPPSPASDKAPPDMDRVRGVIVPTQSKKRPSPLSLQDGGVEVEEPLTSKSTESFLSSELEQLRRSVHQNLRDRPLGISVEDSDSEFGEAGSSITASLNDDMCISPIAALAMVHSSPQALVIDTRPRKDFLAAHVAQSVHVSIPSLIYSRLRRQLNGPDAKSSVATWSSLSAFVSSSADRAVWNGVDLNAHIDVIIVGVDRHDEDAPCALATVLGQVVSIGTVRILKGGWAAAAPLVQVEGLQVTGEGGGASRSDAIPVALGPTISPPETGSGASTPMAMAVSPTKPRGQLPLSAFTGGAPAPSQMVKRLSVSSQGSTSSSSGSGPSLSPAHRSLPQLSLNPRAPQPSRRPPPKLSLHIQQPNAMLGSGAEPKKAFNSRTAKPGPLRLHIGDLSRPNAPSGAMSALPTCGGPTGLTPIQPLAQAASAGLMPPAGEPWQGSLRSPVVAGQPYSGGLYSSSLPTPSPMRQAPINISTVLPGFLYLGPEISTNTDVEMLVSMGIRRVLNVALECDDDEGLGLRESFERYFRIPMKDTVEESGVAKGIRDACDILDDARLHDAPVYVHCKAGRSRSVTVVLAYLIHANAWTLKTSYAYVAERRHGISPNIGFVAELIQFEETELGNKGKGAESESQSQLGHGAPEVPEAPSNVKPGTTRYGRDSLPPEWGRDDPSSNHQPLGPIVAEPEHTPEGTSNRRQKQSAADIEVRKNGQWVHGRRAPVDRTTLQPGRRVSKAGLESMMMRPLEPASHRKP, from the exons ATGACCCACTGTTTTGTCGACTCGCCAACAGAGTTCCCAACACCCTTCGCCTCCTTTCACAGCTTTGTCGCCCAGCCCAGCTCATTGTCGTCCATGGCTGTTCCTCCTTCACCAGCAAGTGACAAGGCGCCACCAGATATGGACAGAGTCCGCGGCGTCATTGTCCCAACACAAAGCAAGAAGCGGCCCAGCCCACTATCGCTCCAGGACGGGGGCGTCGAAGTCGAAGAGCCACTCACCTCCAAATCGACCGAGAGCT TCCTGAgcagcgagctcgagcaaCTCAGACGCTCCGTCCACCAGAACCTCCGCGACCGTCCGTTAGGCAtcagcgtcgaggacagCGACTCCGAGTTTGGCGAGGCGGGGTCCAGCATCACTGCATCTCTCAACGACGACATGTGCATCTCGCCGATAGCGGCTTTGGCAATGGTGCACAGTAGTCCTCAAGCGCTTGTCATCGACACGCGGCCGCGCAAGGACTTTCTGGCCGCGCACGTCGCACAATCAGTGCACGTCTCCATCCCATCACTCATCTACAGTCGCCTCCGCAGGCAACTGAACGGGCCTGACGCTAAGAGCAGTGTAGCCACGTGGTCCTCGCTCAGCGCATTTGTCAGCTCATCCGCTGACCGTGCCGTGTGGAACGGCGTAGACCTCAACGCGCACATCGACGTGATAATCGTCGGTGTGGACCGTCACGACGAAGATGCACCatgcgcgctcgccaccgtCCTTGGACAGGTCGTTTCGATCGGGACGGTGCGCATCCTCAAGGGCGgctgggcggcggctgcaCCTCTTGTCCAGGTGGAAGGGCTTCAAGTCACGGGCGAAGGGGGCGGTGCATCGCGCAGCGACGCCATCCCGGTGGCGCTGGGCCCGACAATCTCGCCACCAGAAACAGGCTCTggcgcctcgacgccgatggCAATGGCAGTGTCCCCAACAAAACCACGAGGTCAGTTACCCCTGAGTGCGTTCACTGGTggagcgccagcgccgagcCAGATGGTCAAGCGCCTCAGCGTGTCGAGCCAGGGTAGCacgagcagcagcagtggCAGTGGCCCATCCCTCAGCCCCGCGCATCGCAGCCTTCCGCAGCTCTCCCTCAACCCGAGGGCACCGCAACCCTCTCGGCGTCCACCACCAAAGCTGAGCCTCCATATCCAACAACCAAATGCGATGCTGGGCTCTGGCGCGGagccgaagaaggcgtTCAACTCCCGCACAGCCAAACCTGGCCCGCTGAGGCTCCACATTGGTGACTTGAGCCGACCCAACGCCCCAAGTGGGGCGATGAGTGCGCTACCGACCTGTGGTGGGCCGACGGGCCTCACGCCAATACAGCCACTCGCTCAGGCGGCCAGCGCTGGTCTGATGCCGCCAGCCGGCGAGCCGTGGCAGGGGAGCCTCCGCTCGCCCGTGGTTGCGGGACAGCCGTACTCTGGCGGCTTGTACTCGTCGAGCCTAccgacgccgtcaccgATGCGCCAGGCGCCGATAAATATCTCGACAGTCCTTCCAGGCTTTCTCTACCTCGGCCCCGAGATCTCAACGAATACCGACGTGGAGATGCTGGTGTCGATGGGCATACGACGTGTATTGaatgtcgcgctcgagtgtgacgacgacgagggtcTCGGCCTCCGCGAATCATTCGAACGCTACTTCCGCATCCCTATGAAGGACACCGTCGAGGAGTCGGGAGTTGCTAAGGGAATACGGGACGCCTGCGACATCCTGG ATGACGCTCGCCTGCACGACGCACCCGTCTATGTGCACTGCAAGGCTGGTCGTTCGCGATCGGTAACTGTTGTCCTTGCTTACCTGATTCACGCAAATGCGTGGACTCTCAAGACGTCCTACGCCTATGTGGCCGAGCGGCGACACGGCATCTCGCCCAACATCGGTTTCGTAGCTGAGCTGATCCAGTTCGAGGAAACTGAACTCGGgaacaagggcaagggtgcggagagcgagagccagagccaacTAGGTCATGGCGCTCCAGAAGTGCCAGAGGCTCCTTCCAATGTCAAGCCAGGTACCACACGTTACGGCCGGGATAGTCTGCCGCCAGAATGGGGCCGCGACGATCCCTCATCAAACCACCAACCCCTGGGACCGATTGTAGCCGAGCCCGAACACACGCCAGAGGGCACATCGAACCGGAGGCAAAAGCAGAGCGCGGCCGATATCGAGGTCCGCAAGAATGGACAATGGGTGCACGGACGTCG TGCGCCCGTAGACCGCACGACACTTCAGCCAGGCCGGCGAGTGTCAAAGGCGGGCCTCGAATCGATGATGATGCGTCCACTAGAACCCGCCTCGCACCGCAAACCATAG